In Gammaproteobacteria bacterium, a single genomic region encodes these proteins:
- a CDS encoding ABC transporter permease has protein sequence MTDGQTLGLRDSEIAPASTTPARSYAAQVLRDAASSWGARLGLMWIAMLAFVAVFAPLLANSHPLLLSEHGDISSPMLAYLTPADVTLLVTFCIGLLVMLAPTRARRRLLAIMLTLAIVGGLSVVYITPSPLAIYSDYRIKQQTGAYDWVLRAPVPYSPKDYLRDYGDAGFEAPLEAARRTHWMGTEENGADVLSRMIYASRIALGIGLIATGIAMFIGIVLGGLMGYFSGRVDMIGMRLVEIFEAVPTLFLLLTLVAFFGRSLYLMMVIIGLTGWPGYARYVRAEFLKLRQQEFVQAAIACGLPLRSILFRHMLPNGVGPILVNASFGVAAAILAEAVLSFLGLGLVDDPSWGQMLNQAVQSSTFNWWMAVFPGGAIFLTVFAYNLIGEALRDAIDPHLKKDQPES, from the coding sequence ATGACTGACGGGCAAACGCTCGGATTGCGAGATAGTGAGATCGCGCCGGCGTCCACGACGCCTGCTCGCAGTTACGCGGCGCAAGTCTTGCGTGATGCCGCTTCCAGCTGGGGCGCGCGACTGGGTCTGATGTGGATCGCGATGCTGGCTTTCGTGGCAGTGTTTGCGCCGTTGCTCGCGAACAGCCACCCGTTACTGTTAAGCGAGCACGGCGACATAAGCAGTCCCATGCTGGCGTACCTCACGCCGGCGGATGTCACTTTGCTGGTTACGTTTTGTATCGGTTTGTTGGTGATGCTGGCACCAACGCGCGCCCGCAGGCGGCTGCTCGCAATAATGCTGACTCTGGCAATCGTCGGCGGGTTAAGTGTTGTCTATATCACGCCCTCGCCGCTGGCCATTTATTCGGACTATCGAATCAAACAGCAGACCGGCGCCTACGATTGGGTCTTGCGCGCGCCCGTGCCGTACTCGCCGAAGGATTACCTGCGCGATTACGGTGACGCCGGTTTTGAAGCGCCGCTGGAAGCTGCCCGGCGGACGCACTGGATGGGCACCGAGGAGAACGGCGCCGATGTGTTGAGCCGCATGATTTACGCGTCCCGAATCGCGCTGGGAATTGGTTTGATCGCAACCGGTATCGCGATGTTTATCGGCATCGTACTGGGCGGGCTCATGGGCTATTTCTCCGGCCGGGTGGACATGATTGGCATGCGTCTGGTCGAAATCTTCGAAGCGGTTCCCACCTTGTTTTTGTTGTTGACGCTGGTGGCGTTCTTCGGGCGCAGCCTTTATTTGATGATGGTAATCATCGGCCTCACCGGCTGGCCCGGCTACGCGCGTTACGTTCGCGCGGAGTTTCTTAAATTGCGCCAACAGGAATTCGTGCAGGCGGCGATCGCCTGCGGACTGCCGTTGCGCTCCATCCTGTTCCGGCACATGCTGCCCAATGGCGTCGGACCGATTCTGGTCAACGCGAGTTTCGGCGTGGCTGCCGCGATTCTCGCCGAGGCGGTCTTGAGTTTTCTCGGGCTGGGGCTGGTGGACGATCCATCCTGGGGGCAGATGCTCAATCAGGCCGTCCAGTCCTCGACATTCAACTGGTGGATGGCTGTGTTTCCGGGCGGCGCGATATTCTTGACCGTGTTCGCTTACAATTTAATCGGCGAAGCGCTGCGTGACGCGATCGACCCGCACCTCAAAAAAGATCAGCCCGAGTCCTGA
- a CDS encoding ABC transporter ATP-binding protein, translated as MLLEVDKLKTYFSAGEGSVKAVDDVSFHIEKGETFCLVGESGSGKSVTALSVIQLTPARISHHPGGRILFDYRHRDGRVEQVDMVRLPEHRKCEIRGARISMIFQEPMTSLNPVFRIGDQIIETLNLHRPDLSEARARARAIELLEQVRIPDAASRLDEYPHRLSGGQRQRVMIAMAMACEPDLLIADEPTTALDVTVQAEILRLMRDLQTRRGMSMLFITHDFGVVSQMAHRVAVMRTGKIVETGALREVLTHPQHAYTRQLLAALPENLKKTRKHGDISTGRDGDAANGSGSPPASPPCAPLVSLSELKIHFPIKKGVLRRTVGFVKAVDGVSLEITTGRIVALVGESGCGKTTLGRGIVRLIEPTGGSVSFEDQDITSLSRVQMLPFRRRMQIVFQDPISSLNPRQTIADTLTEPMAVHGIGGSNEERLELARKALVRVQLEAGYLWRYPHEFSGGQRQRICIARALVLNPEFIICDEVTSALDVSVQAEILEMLLELRREHQLAILFITHDIGVVEYISDEVAVMHEGRLVERGPTLQVCETPEHPYTKKLLAAVPRVGF; from the coding sequence ATGTTGCTTGAAGTCGATAAGCTCAAAACCTATTTCAGCGCTGGCGAGGGCAGCGTGAAAGCCGTGGACGATGTGAGCTTTCACATCGAAAAAGGCGAGACGTTCTGTCTGGTCGGCGAGTCCGGCAGCGGCAAGTCGGTTACCGCGCTATCGGTAATCCAGTTGACGCCGGCCCGCATCAGCCACCATCCCGGCGGCCGCATCCTGTTCGACTATCGACATCGGGACGGCCGGGTGGAGCAGGTAGACATGGTGCGTCTGCCCGAGCACCGCAAGTGCGAGATTCGCGGCGCGCGCATCAGCATGATCTTCCAAGAACCGATGACCTCGCTCAATCCGGTATTTCGTATCGGTGACCAGATTATCGAAACCCTGAACCTTCACCGCCCGGATTTGAGCGAGGCGCGGGCGCGCGCGCGGGCGATCGAGCTGCTTGAGCAGGTGCGCATTCCGGATGCCGCGTCGCGCCTGGACGAGTATCCGCACCGGCTTTCGGGCGGTCAGCGGCAACGGGTGATGATCGCCATGGCCATGGCCTGCGAACCGGATCTGCTAATCGCGGACGAACCCACCACCGCGCTGGATGTGACCGTGCAGGCCGAGATCCTGCGGCTGATGAGAGACCTGCAAACGCGGCGCGGCATGAGCATGCTGTTTATCACTCACGACTTCGGCGTGGTATCACAGATGGCGCACCGGGTGGCGGTGATGCGCACTGGCAAGATCGTCGAGACCGGCGCGCTGCGAGAAGTGCTCACGCACCCGCAGCATGCGTACACTCGACAGCTGCTGGCGGCATTGCCAGAAAACCTCAAGAAAACGCGCAAGCACGGCGACATATCCACCGGGCGTGACGGAGACGCTGCAAACGGTTCCGGTTCCCCTCCGGCAAGTCCGCCGTGCGCGCCATTGGTCTCGCTCTCCGAGCTCAAGATCCATTTCCCGATCAAGAAGGGCGTGCTCAGGCGTACGGTCGGATTTGTAAAAGCGGTAGACGGCGTCTCGCTCGAGATCACCACGGGTCGGATCGTGGCGCTGGTCGGAGAGTCCGGTTGCGGCAAGACCACCCTCGGACGCGGCATCGTGCGGTTGATCGAGCCTACCGGCGGAAGCGTGAGTTTTGAGGATCAGGACATTACATCACTGTCGCGCGTGCAGATGTTGCCGTTCCGTCGCCGCATGCAGATTGTCTTTCAGGATCCCATCTCGTCTTTGAATCCGCGTCAGACCATAGCGGACACCCTCACCGAGCCGATGGCTGTGCACGGCATAGGCGGCTCGAACGAGGAGCGCCTGGAGCTGGCGCGTAAGGCGCTCGTGCGGGTGCAGCTCGAAGCGGGCTATTTGTGGCGATATCCGCACGAGTTCTCGGGCGGTCAGCGGCAGCGCATCTGCATTGCGCGCGCGCTGGTTTTGAATCCGGAATTCATTATCTGCGACGAGGTGACAAGCGCGCTGGATGTTTCCGTGCAGGCGGAGATCCTGGAGATGTTGCTGGAACTGCGGCGCGAGCATCAGCTTGCGATTCTGTTTATTACGCACGATATCGGCGTGGTGGAATATATCAGCGACGAGGTCGCTGTGATGCATGAAGGCCGGCTCGTCGAGCGTGGGCCGACGTTACAGGTATGTGAAACGCCGGAACATCCCTACACCAAGAAACTGTTAGCGGCCGTGCCGCGCGTAGGTTTTTAG
- a CDS encoding Stp1/IreP family PP2C-type Ser/Thr phosphatase produces MNLRNALKTAMLSDTGRARSRNEDTIGEDLDIGVVVLADGMGGHQSGDVASALAVNAILRDLRLTIPAVSPGETDPATGYALQRLAVRQAIVRANQAIYTSADAYPHLHGMGTTLVMAIFYNDVITVANVGDSRLYRYRGNRLEQVTVDHTLRQELVDRGYCTPAEARASLNKNLITRALGTDVTVAIDLLDHAVLPGDLYLLCSDGLSDMLDDHEIQQAIERSPTNLEAIAERLVLMANHNGGRDNISVILVRACKSFPKKQAWQQRISGWI; encoded by the coding sequence ATGAACCTTAGAAACGCGCTCAAAACAGCAATGCTCAGTGACACCGGTCGCGCACGCTCGCGTAACGAAGATACCATCGGCGAAGATCTCGACATCGGCGTCGTGGTGCTCGCGGACGGTATGGGCGGTCATCAGAGCGGCGACGTTGCCAGCGCGCTGGCGGTCAATGCCATTCTGCGGGATCTGCGACTCACCATACCGGCGGTCTCGCCGGGAGAAACCGATCCCGCGACCGGCTACGCGCTGCAGCGGCTTGCGGTGCGGCAGGCAATCGTCAGGGCCAACCAGGCGATCTACACCAGCGCCGACGCCTATCCTCACCTTCACGGCATGGGCACAACGCTGGTGATGGCGATTTTCTACAACGACGTCATCACAGTCGCCAATGTCGGCGATTCGCGACTTTATCGCTACCGCGGCAACCGGCTCGAACAGGTGACGGTCGATCATACCCTGCGTCAGGAACTGGTAGACCGCGGCTATTGCACACCCGCGGAAGCCCGCGCGTCCCTCAACAAAAATCTGATCACCCGCGCACTAGGTACCGACGTAACTGTGGCGATCGACCTGCTGGATCACGCGGTGCTGCCGGGCGACCTCTATCTGCTCTGTTCTGACGGGCTCAGCGACATGCTCGATGACCACGAGATTCAGCAGGCAATCGAGCGATCCCCCACCAACCTCGAAGCGATCGCCGAACGGCTGGTACTTATGGCTAATCATAACGGCGGCCGGGACAATATCTCGGTGATACTGGTAAGAGCCTGCAAGTCGTTTCCGAAAAAACAAGCATGGCAGCAAAGAATATCCGGGTGGATTTGA
- a CDS encoding LysM peptidoglycan-binding domain-containing protein yields MSVLQQTNSLHDSHIEAGEYLLVPYDPAALDVRHFASANTGLSTAATSTGPSATYTVQPGDSLWGIARGHNVLVSELRRWNGRTSGDVLKHGEHLLVQPAPITTTGLDIGDRARPAAFKTVNYSVRNGDSLYAIARRFSVTVANLRNWNKLGEDSFLQPGQAMTLYLDDARPGDEGWSSAGHTRRAPFQIKSWRYKLKLRFAGRTNAAASKLVPGMLGYVTDTANQSGKRR; encoded by the coding sequence GTGAGTGTGTTACAGCAAACCAACAGCCTTCACGACAGCCATATCGAAGCCGGCGAATACCTGCTTGTTCCCTATGACCCGGCCGCGCTGGACGTGCGACATTTTGCGAGCGCGAACACCGGGCTGTCCACAGCCGCAACATCGACTGGCCCGAGCGCGACGTATACCGTGCAACCCGGCGACAGCCTTTGGGGCATCGCGCGCGGACACAACGTTCTGGTTAGCGAGTTGCGCAGGTGGAACGGCCGCACGTCCGGTGACGTGCTGAAACACGGCGAGCATCTACTGGTCCAGCCGGCGCCAATTACGACTACTGGACTTGATATCGGCGACCGCGCAAGGCCGGCGGCCTTTAAGACTGTCAACTATTCGGTTCGAAACGGCGACTCGCTGTATGCAATCGCGCGGCGTTTCAGCGTGACGGTTGCGAATCTGCGCAACTGGAATAAGCTGGGCGAAGACAGTTTCCTGCAGCCGGGGCAGGCAATGACGTTGTATCTCGACGATGCGCGGCCAGGGGACGAAGGGTGGTCGAGTGCGGGCCATACGCGACGCGCGCCATTTCAGATTAAGTCATGGCGCTATAAATTAAAACTCCGCTTCGCTGGGCGCACCAACGCGGCCGCTTCGAAGCTTGTCCCGGGTATGCTGGGCTATGTGACTGACACTGCAAATCAGTCAGGAAAACGGCGGTAA
- a CDS encoding transglycosylase SLT domain-containing protein, whose translation MLAAFLHGPLGAALVIACAGLCACSTQPARQDRSAAAAIERPAKIETDLNTAYVRPPPIDNAPRAAVRQPEHVRRDTDIWWRVRKGFSLAPAKGNERVRYFEARYTKEPYYLRLVTERAAPYLYFILQEIERRALPTELVLLPVVESAYMPFAYSRSHAAGLWQFIPDTGLLYGLKQNWWYDGRRDVYASTIAALDYLEMLNDMFLGDWLHTLAAYNAGPTRVLHEIETNRLAGKPINYWRLDLPRETRNYVPKLLAVRHLVRNPARFGISLWPVDNKPFLASIDVEAQIDVAVAARLANMEIESFQLLNPGFGRWATDPDGPHRLLLPIERAAQFKQRLAALAPKNA comes from the coding sequence ATGTTAGCAGCATTCTTACACGGACCGCTGGGCGCCGCGTTGGTCATCGCGTGCGCCGGATTGTGCGCATGTTCCACGCAGCCCGCCCGGCAGGATCGGTCAGCTGCCGCCGCAATCGAGCGACCGGCCAAGATCGAAACGGACCTCAATACCGCTTACGTGCGACCGCCGCCTATTGACAACGCACCGCGCGCGGCAGTCCGTCAGCCTGAGCACGTAAGACGAGATACCGACATCTGGTGGCGCGTGCGCAAGGGCTTTTCGCTTGCACCGGCAAAGGGCAACGAGCGCGTCCGATACTTTGAGGCCAGGTACACGAAAGAGCCGTACTACCTGCGCTTGGTCACCGAGCGCGCGGCGCCTTACCTATACTTTATTCTGCAAGAGATCGAGCGCCGGGCGCTCCCCACAGAGCTGGTATTGCTGCCCGTGGTCGAAAGCGCCTACATGCCGTTTGCCTATTCCCGCTCGCACGCCGCGGGGCTGTGGCAGTTCATTCCCGACACCGGACTGCTGTATGGCCTCAAGCAGAACTGGTGGTATGACGGGCGCCGGGACGTCTATGCCTCGACCATTGCGGCGCTCGACTATCTGGAGATGCTGAATGACATGTTTCTGGGCGACTGGCTGCATACGCTGGCGGCGTATAACGCGGGCCCCACTCGGGTGCTGCATGAAATCGAAACGAACCGTCTCGCGGGCAAACCGATCAATTACTGGCGCCTGGACCTGCCGCGGGAAACACGCAACTACGTACCGAAGCTACTGGCGGTAAGACATCTGGTGCGAAATCCGGCGCGCTTCGGCATCTCCTTATGGCCGGTGGATAACAAACCTTTTCTGGCAAGCATCGATGTGGAGGCACAGATTGATGTTGCCGTAGCCGCCAGGCTTGCGAATATGGAGATCGAATCGTTTCAGTTGCTCAATCCAGGTTTCGGCCGCTGGGCCACGGACCCAGACGGTCCGCACCGCCTGCTGTTACCGATAGAACGGGCGGCGCAATTCAAACAAAGGCTGGCGGCGCTGGCACCTAAGAACGCCTGA
- a CDS encoding methyltransferase domain-containing protein, with protein sequence MLDGMIDERRCGPDTAAQLSAAMRAWYATLAGELLLCDIKQRLDGMVPDLFGYHAVQVGSLAPRIDFLDQSRILHRLRTDFDMSVADVAADGAALPFDADSIDLLLLMHTLDLALEPHQVLREAERVLIPEGRLIVIGFNPWSAYGLWRFARRWQNQVPWCVNFYSGARLGDWLSLLGFEVETCDYVGFAPPLQREKLRARLAPIERLLRGAVPLMGGVRVLLARKQVATLTPLKPSWRRHRSLVPGKLAEPTARAAQSCQRRAR encoded by the coding sequence ATGCTTGACGGCATGATCGACGAGCGCCGTTGCGGCCCCGATACGGCCGCGCAACTGTCAGCAGCCATGCGCGCCTGGTACGCAACGCTCGCGGGCGAACTGCTACTTTGCGACATCAAGCAACGCCTGGACGGCATGGTGCCGGATCTGTTTGGCTATCATGCCGTTCAGGTCGGTAGCTTGGCTCCGCGGATCGATTTTCTGGATCAAAGCCGTATCCTGCATCGACTTCGCACGGATTTCGACATGAGTGTGGCCGATGTGGCGGCTGACGGTGCGGCCCTGCCATTCGATGCCGACAGTATCGATTTGCTGCTGCTCATGCACACGCTGGATCTGGCCTTGGAACCGCACCAGGTGTTGCGTGAAGCGGAGCGCGTTTTGATTCCCGAAGGCCGCCTGATCGTGATCGGTTTCAATCCGTGGAGCGCATACGGGCTCTGGCGGTTCGCGCGCAGATGGCAAAATCAGGTGCCCTGGTGCGTCAATTTTTACAGCGGCGCGCGGCTCGGCGACTGGCTGTCGCTGCTGGGATTTGAGGTGGAAACATGTGACTACGTTGGTTTCGCACCGCCCCTGCAACGCGAGAAGCTGCGCGCGCGTCTGGCGCCCATCGAGCGCCTCCTGCGCGGGGCCGTGCCACTAATGGGTGGCGTGCGGGTGTTGCTGGCGCGCAAGCAGGTTGCGACCTTGACGCCGCTGAAACCAAGCTGGCGCCGGCATCGGAGCCTGGTGCCGGGCAAGCTGGCCGAACCTACGGCGCGCGCGGCGCAGTCGTGCCAGCGGCGCGCGCGCTAG
- the rnhA gene encoding ribonuclease HI: MANSVEIFTDGACRGNPGVGGWGAVLRCRGREKNLLGAEPLTTNNRMELMAAIAALEALKIGCEVVLTTDSRYVMSGINTWMADWKKRGWRTAARKPVKNEDLWRRLDHACGRHRIKWCWVKGHSGHPENELADRLANQAIDELLARSDVDSAGEAALNVTAK, from the coding sequence ATGGCGAATTCAGTCGAAATATTCACCGACGGCGCGTGCCGCGGCAATCCTGGCGTAGGCGGATGGGGCGCGGTGCTACGCTGCCGCGGACGGGAGAAAAACTTGCTTGGTGCGGAACCGCTGACTACCAATAACCGGATGGAACTCATGGCCGCCATCGCCGCGCTTGAAGCGCTGAAAATCGGCTGCGAAGTGGTGCTGACGACGGATTCCAGATATGTCATGAGTGGCATCAACACCTGGATGGCGGACTGGAAAAAGCGCGGCTGGCGCACCGCCGCGCGCAAGCCGGTAAAAAATGAGGACCTGTGGCGCCGGCTCGATCACGCCTGCGGCAGGCATCGTATCAAGTGGTGCTGGGTCAAGGGTCACAGCGGTCATCCGGAAAACGAGCTGGCGGATCGCCTGGCGAACCAGGCTATCGACGAGTTGCTGGCGCGTTCCGACGTGGATAGCGCAGGTGAAGCGGCACTAAACGTGACGGCGAAATAG
- the dnaQ gene encoding DNA polymerase III subunit epsilon yields MRQVVLDTETTGLEAAQGHRIIEIGCVEVINRRITGRQLHRYIQPDREIDTAAAEVHGITAEFLADKPRFAAVVDELLNFVRDAELIIHNAPFDVGFLDAELAAVERGSVRDACNVLDSLALARQMHPGQKNGLDALCKRYGVDNSGRELHGALLDARILAEVYLAMTGGQTSLLLDELAARSSRTGAPQRLTPRHVPLCVIRAGREELEAHAVTLRAIDQASGGRCLWLQSGGDPRGHE; encoded by the coding sequence GTGCGGCAGGTCGTACTCGATACGGAAACGACGGGTCTCGAGGCCGCTCAGGGTCACCGCATTATCGAGATCGGTTGCGTGGAGGTGATCAATCGCAGGATCACCGGACGCCAGCTGCATCGTTATATCCAGCCCGACCGGGAGATCGACACCGCCGCGGCCGAAGTGCATGGCATCACCGCGGAGTTCCTCGCCGACAAACCGCGCTTCGCGGCGGTGGTGGACGAACTGCTCAACTTCGTCCGCGACGCGGAATTGATTATTCACAACGCGCCGTTCGACGTCGGCTTTCTGGACGCCGAACTTGCTGCGGTTGAACGCGGCTCTGTGCGCGACGCCTGCAACGTGCTGGATTCGCTGGCGCTCGCGCGGCAAATGCATCCTGGACAAAAGAACGGTCTGGACGCGCTGTGCAAACGCTACGGCGTGGACAATTCCGGCCGCGAACTGCATGGTGCGCTGTTGGACGCGCGCATCTTAGCCGAGGTTTATCTGGCCATGACCGGCGGCCAGACCAGTCTGCTGTTGGACGAACTGGCGGCAAGATCATCGCGGACCGGCGCGCCACAGCGTCTCACCCCACGGCATGTGCCCTTGTGCGTAATCAGGGCCGGTCGCGAAGAGTTGGAAGCGCATGCCGTCACATTGAGGGCGATCGATCAGGCCAGCGGCGGTCGATGTCTATGGCTGCAATCCGGGGGCGATCCGCGCGGTCACGAGTAA
- the smpB gene encoding SsrA-binding protein SmpB codes for MSKQNKPDRATIALNKKARHDFFIEERFEAGLALEGWEVKSLRAGRAQLMESYVVIRDAQAWLLGAHISPLATASTHLSPDPVRTRKLLLHREELDKLIGAVERKGQTLVPTALYWKRGRAKLEVGLARGKKQFDKRAVEKQRDWQRDKQRLLKHSA; via the coding sequence ATGAGCAAGCAAAACAAGCCCGATCGCGCCACTATCGCGCTGAACAAAAAGGCGCGGCATGATTTTTTCATCGAAGAGCGATTCGAAGCCGGACTGGCGCTGGAAGGCTGGGAGGTCAAGAGCCTGCGCGCGGGACGCGCGCAGTTGATGGAAAGCTACGTTGTGATCCGGGATGCGCAGGCATGGCTGCTGGGCGCGCACATTTCACCGCTGGCCACCGCCTCGACGCACCTTTCGCCGGACCCGGTCCGCACACGCAAACTGCTGCTGCATCGCGAAGAACTGGACAAACTCATCGGCGCGGTGGAACGCAAGGGTCAGACGCTGGTGCCCACTGCGCTGTATTGGAAACGCGGCCGCGCGAAACTGGAGGTCGGCCTCGCGCGCGGCAAAAAACAGTTCGACAAGCGCGCCGTCGAAAAACAGCGCGACTGGCAGCGCGATAAGCAACGGTTGTTGAAGCACAGCGCGTAA
- a CDS encoding type II toxin-antitoxin system RatA family toxin, with protein sequence MKTIHRDASVPYTPPEMYQLVDDVEAYQRFLPWCRSARVLARDEHQVRAMLAIAKGRIEKSFTTINILRPHDQIEVRLVEGPFRKLEGLWRFDSLAGGGCHVTLDMTFEMSSRIMAMTLGPVFNQAANMLVDAFVKRARVVYGRR encoded by the coding sequence ATGAAAACAATTCACCGCGATGCTTCGGTGCCGTACACGCCGCCCGAGATGTACCAACTGGTCGACGATGTCGAGGCCTACCAGCGGTTTCTGCCCTGGTGCCGGAGCGCACGGGTGCTGGCGCGCGATGAACATCAGGTACGGGCGATGCTCGCGATTGCCAAGGGTCGCATTGAAAAATCATTTACGACCATCAACATTCTGCGGCCCCACGACCAGATCGAGGTGCGGCTGGTGGAAGGGCCGTTTCGCAAACTGGAAGGGTTATGGCGGTTCGATTCTCTGGCCGGCGGAGGTTGTCACGTAACGCTGGATATGACCTTCGAGATGTCCAGCAGGATCATGGCGATGACCCTGGGGCCGGTGTTTAATCAGGCCGCCAATATGCTGGTCGATGCGTTCGTCAAGCGCGCGCGGGTGGTCTATGGACGTCGCTGA
- a CDS encoding RnfH family protein, with protein MDVAEQLAAITVEVVYTPCDEQASVNLQMKIGATLRDAVERSGLLARFADIDLNINKTGIYGKPASLNHRLRDRDRVEIYRPLRADPKESRRQRARERFEPRNSPGR; from the coding sequence ATGGACGTCGCTGAGCAACTAGCGGCAATCACAGTGGAGGTTGTTTACACGCCCTGCGACGAACAGGCCAGCGTCAACTTGCAGATGAAAATCGGCGCGACTCTGCGTGATGCCGTCGAGCGTTCCGGCCTGCTTGCCCGCTTTGCGGACATCGACCTGAACATCAATAAAACCGGCATTTACGGCAAACCCGCAAGTTTGAATCACCGGCTTCGCGACAGGGATCGCGTGGAGATTTATCGTCCGTTGCGCGCCGATCCCAAAGAGAGTCGCCGACAGCGCGCACGCGAGCGGTTTGAACCGCGCAACTCGCCCGGGCGTTGA
- a CDS encoding outer membrane protein assembly factor BamE — protein MPPQFPRNRQTCLIFFVTISLVLAGCSVFSVHRIDVRQGNALKQRDVEQLEIGMNPEQVTYLLGNPLIDDSYHTDRWDYVYYYDPGYGQTEQRRLTVFFESGQVIRIKRPQATAES, from the coding sequence ATGCCCCCCCAATTTCCACGCAATCGGCAGACCTGCCTGATTTTTTTCGTAACGATCAGCCTGGTGCTCGCCGGCTGTTCCGTGTTTTCAGTGCACCGTATCGATGTCCGGCAGGGCAACGCGCTTAAACAGAGAGACGTGGAGCAGCTGGAGATCGGCATGAATCCCGAGCAGGTCACCTATCTGCTGGGCAATCCTCTTATCGACGACAGTTACCATACCGATCGCTGGGACTACGTTTACTATTACGATCCCGGTTACGGCCAGACTGAGCAGCGGCGCTTAACCGTGTTTTTCGAAAGCGGACAGGTGATCCGCATCAAACGGCCGCAAGCCACTGCCGAAAGCTAA